AATTGAAGGTAATATTTCTGGACGGGCCCTTTGTCACTATAGGTGAGACCAGGTCCAAATTGTCGCAGATAAATCTGATCTTGCTGatcataaataaaaaataaaataaaaatatgttctACATACAGCAGTTGATCTGGTCTAGGATCTAACACAGATAGTAAAGTTAGAAATGAATTCACAGTTTTCTTCAGTCAGCAGTCTTTGCTCCAGTATTTGTATTGACAAGACTGTACAGAAATCACCAGGCATGTAGTAATGTTGTTCCATTGCCATTCAGCGAATCATGGTTTGCCTTTGGTGAGCAAATGGTTCAGGGTTTGCCTTTGGCGCAGGTTTTGCAACTTCAGGAGTCCCAAATACATTCCAAAATCTAAGAGTTTCATCTCCAGCTGCAGATGCAACTGTGCAGCCATTCACAGTCTTGTATTGACAAGACTGTACAGAAATCACCAGGCATGTAGTAATGTTGTTCCATTGCCATTCAGCGAATCATGGTTTGCCTTTGGTGAGCAAATGGTTCAGGGTTTGCCTTTGGTGCAGGTTTTGCAACTTCAGGAGTCCCAAATACATTCCAAAATCTAAGAGTTTCATCTCCAGCTGCAGATGCAACTGTGCAGCCATCTGGACTCTGCAAAACCGATAAACAAGAAAATGAATACCTTTGTAAAACAGCTCTTTGTTAGCCTTTTCCTTTCAAGGATCAGGCAGTACTGCACAAAAATGCATACAAAAAGATCATGTGAATTTACCTGAGCCATGAAAAGTACTCTTGAGGTGTGACCAGTAAGCTCAGCTACCTTTACCATAGATGGGTATTTCCAAAGAGTGAGCTGATTCTGAGTGAAACCATGAGAACTTAGCAGCTCTCGTTCGTTCTTGTTCCATATAAGGGAACAAACCTGCGATCCTGTATCTACAGAATTCAAGCAAGCACCAGTGTGTGTATTCCAGAACTTAATACACCTGTCACTTCCACCACCACCCGAGGCTAATAAGTTACCCTGAAAAGGACACCAAGCTAAGGCTTTAACAGCAGCTGTATGATCTTCAAGCCTGTGAAGCCACTGTGTTGTAGAGTTTGAAGAAGCCATTGATCTGTCCCATATGTGGAGACAGTTATCATTTCCGCCGCTAGCTAATTGCTGGCCAGAAGCTGACCATTTTAGACCACAGACTTCTTGATCATGGCCTTGGTAAGTGTCAACAATAGGTGATCTTATTCTCACATCATTGTTTATGATCTGACCATCCATTCCACCTGTTGTCAAAATGTGATTGTTCCAATCTAGAGCACCAACTCGGGATCGGTGACCACCTTTCAAAGTTCTCAGCTGCACCAACAAATGAAAGCATAAATATTAGCATCAAGAATATTAGGTGTAAACAGTAAAAACACAAGATTTAAAGGAACGTACGAGTCGATTTGCTGTAGAATCCCAAAGCTGAACTTCAGAATTGTTAAGACCAACAGCAATATGTCGACCATCAGGAGCCCATTTAACACTTGTAACAGGGCCATTTTCCTCATCAATAGTGACCAGCTCTGAAGTAGCACCATCAGATGCATCCCACAGATATACAGTGCTGCCAAGAGCAATAGAAAGAACATTGCTGCTGCCCCAGTCTAACAAGTTCAAATAGTAATCATCCATAATATCTGGAGCATCCAATGTCCTCTCACAGGTCTGCATATAAACCAAATGAAAGAAACCTTTAAAAACTTGTTATACAATAAGTAAACGGGTAAAAATGTTATCTTTGGTGCAGATTATGTTTCCAACCTGAGGAATGTGTCGACGGGGTTTTGCAGATTTGGGTTGTTGAACAAAGGCAAACTCATTAGGAATTGCCTCAACAGGAGTGGGTGGTTTGTTCTTGAACGCCAGAATGCGAGACCTGTTCATGTTGAAGGTTTCTGCAAGCTGCTTCCTGTATGCCTCTCTGGAGGGAGAGCTGACAGCTGGGTTTTCCTTACCTTTCTTTGCGGCCTCTGTCAGCATGTAATGTGCATAGTCGAAATCCATCGCTGATCGATTTGGAATAAACCGATCCAACTGTTACACAAAAACAACAAATCAGCAGTTAGTTAGATATTCATGTTTTCATCCaaaagaaatggaaaaaaaagaaaagaaattgaccCAAGAAAGAGGCACAATCAATCAAGCTAAATAATGCTCGAGCTCAAATGGTCTATCCAGAGGAGGATCGGAGATTTTAGATTTATGGATTCCAGGATAGCGATCTTAAGTGCTAGTAACTTGCTTTGAATTGAGTTAAAACAGAGGCACAATCAATCAAGCTAAATAATGTTCGAGCTCAAATTGTCTATCCAGAGGAGGATCGGAGATTTTAGATTTATGGATTCGAGGATAGCGATCTTAAGTGCTAGTAACTTGCTTTGAATTGAGTTAAGAAAGAGGCACAATCAATCAAGCTGTAATGCTCGAGCTCAAATGGTCTATCCAGAGGAGGATCGGAGATTTTAGATTTATGGATTCCAGGATAGCGATCTTAAGTGCTAGTAACTTGCTTTGAATTGAGTTAAGAAAGAGGCACAATCAATCAAGCTAAATAATGCTCGAGCTCAAATTGTCTATCCAGAGAGGGATCGGAGATTTGAAATTTATGGATTCCAGGACAGCGATCTTAAGTGCTAGTAACTTGCTTTGAATTGAGTTTTTGTACATTTTTGGTGGATTTCCTAACACATACAGGAGTTGGGCCAAAGCTAATGGGTTTTGCGGAACCCATATCTTAAAGCCTACATCCGCCCCTGGGTCTATCAGATTAAAAGCAAAAATGACAAAATGAAAACCCATCtcctcctcttttttttttatttaaaaaatgccCTTTTACCCATCTAATTACACAAATTGGAACAATTAATTAATAGCAACTAGAGAGAATGATTAGAGGTGAGTAGACATACATTTTCACGAGAATTTCTACGTTGAAGAAGTTGTTCCTGTAGAGGGCAACGAGATTGTTTCTTATTTGATGAGGCTGAGTATGATCCTGCATCCATTTCGTTAGCACAAAAATACAAAGacaaaaacaaaactaagaaAGACAGAAGCTGAGTGATAATCTTGTGTTGCGTTGCGTTGTGAATCAGAAAACTTTATTGACAAATCCTGCAAAACTAAAATCAGGTTATATACTAACAAATTCAAATgaaacaattataatacaataaTAAAGCAGAATATATATAATAGAAATGAAGAGAATGAGATCGCTCGCTGGTTGCTTGAGAGAgagggggagagagagagagagacagagagagtTGATTGATGAGTCTCTCTTCAGTTGATTAATGGGTATATATATGAGCGATTGGATTTGTTTTTTCTATTGAAAAATACTTTGTTCTTGTCGGCACCACAAGGATTAATCTAGGGTTTGCATCATCAGTGTAAAAACCCTTCCAACGGCTATGTTCCAGTAGATAGCCGTTGTAATTTTTGTTTGGACTAAATTGCCTATCAACAGAGAGAGTACTTTACATATATCTTAGGGGCAATTTGGGTAATGACTTGTAGTTTTTCTTTCAGCCCTTAGTGTAATGCACCTTCCTCTTGAATCT
This sequence is a window from Nicotiana sylvestris chromosome 3, ASM39365v2, whole genome shotgun sequence. Protein-coding genes within it:
- the LOC104243068 gene encoding cell division cycle 20.2, cofactor of APC complex-like, coding for MDAGSYSASSNKKQSRCPLQEQLLQRRNSRENLDRFIPNRSAMDFDYAHYMLTEAAKKGKENPAVSSPSREAYRKQLAETFNMNRSRILAFKNKPPTPVEAIPNEFAFVQQPKSAKPRRHIPQTCERTLDAPDIMDDYYLNLLDWGSSNVLSIALGSTVYLWDASDGATSELVTIDEENGPVTSVKWAPDGRHIAVGLNNSEVQLWDSTANRLLRTLKGGHRSRVGALDWNNHILTTGGMDGQIINNDVRIRSPIVDTYQGHDQEVCGLKWSASGQQLASGGNDNCLHIWDRSMASSNSTTQWLHRLEDHTAAVKALAWCPFQGNLLASGGGGSDRCIKFWNTHTGACLNSVDTGSQVCSLIWNKNERELLSSHGFTQNQLTLWKYPSMVKVAELTGHTSRVLFMAQSPDGCTVASAAGDETLRFWNVFGTPEVAKPAPKANPEPFAHQRQTMIR